In the genome of Armatimonadota bacterium, the window CCTCCACCTCGATGTCGAAGACGTCCACGTCCGCGAACCGCTTGAAGAGCATCGCCTTCCCTTCCATCACGGGCTTGCTGGCCAGAGCCCCCACGTTGCCCAGGCCCAGCACCGCGGTCCCGTTGGAGACCACCGCCACCAGGTTGCCCTTGGCCGTGTACCGGTAAGCATCCAGAGGATTCCTGTGGATCTCCCGTACGGGCTCCGCCACCCCGGGCGTGTAGGCGAGGGAGAGGTCCCGCTGGGTGACGAAGGGCTTTGTGATCTGGATGGCCAGCTTGCCGGGCCGGCCCCGCTCGTGGTATTCGAGGGCTTCCTCCCGCAGGGCCATGATCCCACCTCGCGTCTTTGCGTTCTCCCCTCGTCCCATCTGCCCTGCTCGCAAGGAGTTCGCTTCGCCGGAGCAAAACCCTCCTCGAGGCTTCCTTCGGAAAGCCCATCCGAAGATGGGCGCCCCGGATCGTGCTCGCCGCCCCAAGGAGGACTCCGAAGGGAGCGGTTGCCCTTACGGGAGCGTGACCTCGATCCCGCCCGCCCGGCTCACCTGCACGATCCCCGTGCCCGCGCGGTTCTGGAGCCGGATGGTGTACGTCTCATCCGGCTTCCCGAAGGCGTCGAAGGTGACGGTGACGTCCGCGGTAGGAGCAAGTCCCCGGGGGAGTTCGCCCCTGTGGTCGAACCCCCCGCCGCTCCGCCGCACCCAGTACGTGGAGCTCCCCGCGGTGAGGGCCACGGTGTAGGGTTTGCGATCGGCCTTGGCCCGCTCCTGGGCCTCCCGGAGGTCGGTGGCCAGTTGCTCCGTGCCGTAGCGCAGGTCCTGCATGGCAATGCTGCGCCGCCAGCTGGGGAGGGCGAGTCCGAGCAGGAGGGCCACGAGGGCCAGGGCGGCCACGAGTTCCAGGAGGCTCAGACCCCGTTCCCGGGATCTCATGGCGGGGAGAGCTCCTGCCAGCGGGGCTTCTGCCCCGCGAGGCCCTGGGCCTGGATCTGGGGGAGGGTGGTGGTGGGGAAGTAGGGGGGCGCAAACCCGCGGCTGAGCCTCCGGTCGTAGCGGTAGTTGTCCGCATACCCGCTGACGAGCCGCCCGCCGGAGTCCGCGCACCCGGAGACGCCCGCGTACTCCGAGATGAGCCCTCCCAGGAGGTTCAGCTTGCCCTGGGCAGGCCTCCCGCACAGACCTTCCACCACCTGCTCGCTACGGACCCCGTCGTCTACTCCCGGCTGGCCCGCCATGAACACCCCCTGGAGCACGAGGTCGTTGGGGGTACCGGTGGGAATCCGGATCCTCCCGCGCGGGGTGTACAGGCCCAAGATGTTGGTGGGGTTGTCCGTGGGGTCGTAGATGTTCGGCGGCCGTTCGTACCGGAGGTGGTTCGTGATGTACACGTCCCCGCGGGCGGCGATCATCACCTGCTCCCGTTCCTCCACCTGGCCCCAAAGACCGTTCCCCGATCCTGTACCGATCCTCCCGTGCACGTAGATGACGGTGGCGTTCGGGAAGATGTCACTTCCTTGAAAGCCCTTGGGGACGCCCTGGAAGGTGCGGGTCTGGGGATCCGGCCAAGAAGGGTTTGTGACGGTCGTCCGGTTCGTTACCCGGTCGATCTCCACGGTCACCACCTGACCGTTGGCGTGCTCGAACCGGTAGTAAGCCCGGTCCGTACCGGATGCCGGGCAGTACGGATACCCGGGCGTTCCCGGTGGGCAGTTGCTGATGGTGAGACTTCGAAGATCTCCCTGCACGTAGATCCCGCCGAGGAGAGGTTCTCCCGGATCAGAGGTGCCGTTGTTGTTTCGGTCGTCCACCGGCAAATAGACCCCGTCGGGCACCGAGCTCGCGTTGTCGGGGAGCTCCGGAATCCGCTCCCGGACCGCCCGGTTCCACTGCGCATCGGTCCAGGAATTCGGGCCCGTATCCTGCGGGTCCAGCCCCAGGCTCACCGCCCGCTGGGCGATGGCGTCCCGGTCGGTGACCCGTCCCGGGGGGTTGAGGGGCACCACGATGGGATCGATGGTGGGTGTGGTGGGATCCGCGTCGAACCCCCGGGTGAAGTTGGCGGCCGGGTTGTCGGCGTCGTCACCGTAGTTCGTCGGAGTGCAGTCCGGGAGGACGGGCGCTGCCCTCCGCTGACCCCCGACCACCCACTCGTTGGCCTCCAGCTCTGTCTCCACCGGGCCGGATCCCGAGATCCGGCGGAACCCCGCGCGGGTGCTGGTGCTGGTGAGCCGCGTGGCCTGGATGCGGCCGGGGTCGCAGGGGGTGGAGGCATCGGGGGTCCCGAACTTGGGGAACCCCCAGAACCAGAACTGCCCGTTGGTGTGCACCGGTCCGTCGTAGCTCTCCTCGTGGCCGAAGTAGACCCGACTGCCACTGCTTAAGCTAAAGATATGCGTGAAGACCAGCCATTGGGCAAAACTCTGACTCCCCAGGACCGCCCGAAGCTGGCCCTCCAGCGTCACCCGCCTCCGAAATTGAGGATCCACGTATCCCTCCGCCACCACGCGGTACTCCAGGGGGATCAGGTAGGTGGTGGGCGCCGCTCGGTCCCGGTGCACCGGACATTCGTTGGTCTCGCTGGGCGGTTCCTCCCGATCCCGACAAACCCGCAGCCCTGCCTTCGCGGGACTCCATACCACCACCACGGCCCGGTACCGGCCGTTCCCCAGTGCGTTCGGAGGCACGGAGTCCGTGGAACTTCCGGGAGGGGGGAGCAGGGCCTCATGCGGGGGCGGGGCACCGGACCCGCTTGAGAGGAACTCCAGCTTGCGGTACGGGGAGCTGAGGGACCAGTTGACCCGGAACGCCACCCAGCTGGTGGAAGGGCCGGCGGTCACCCCCAGCAAAGATCCATCGATCCACAGCCTCGTGAAAAACTCCATGGGGCTTTGGGTGGTAAACCACGTGTACATCTCAGTTGGACTCGTACGGAGCGTGGCCTTGTCCGCCGGGTTCGCGTTCACCAGGGCCATGAGGGCCGCCCGGGCGGCCCAGGCCCCGCCCTCCGCGATGGCCAGGCTCTGAGTTCCCCGGTACCGCACCCGGCTGATCCCCCCTTCCTGCCCGCTGAGGTAGAGCACCAACCCTCCGAGCAGGGTCAGGATCAGGATCACCACCAGGACCGAGATCAGGGCCACGCCCCGCTCGTCCTTCCGCTTCATCTTCTCCCCTCCCTCACGGGCACGTGGTCCCGTACTGCCGCAACGCCACATCGCCGATCATCTCCCGCTCCACCGCAGGCGTCCCCATCCGGGTCTCCACCTCCATCCGGATCCGGACGCGGATCTGGGCCACGCTCCCCGGATCCGCGGCCACCTCCCCCAGGGAGGTGTAGTACTCCAGGGCGAAGGAGGGCGCCGCGCCGCCCGCCGGCAACTTCGCCAGGACCTCCGGCGGCCCGAAGGGTTCCGAACCGGCGCCGTCCGGGTCCTCTGCCCGGGTGATGGCCCGGTCTGCAGGATCATAGGCGAACCGCACATAGTAGGGCGTGCTCGTGCGGGGGCTACTTGGAACGCACAAGGCCACGGAGGTGGCGCTCGGAGCCGGGGAAGGGAGGACCCTCGCCGCCCACCTCGCCTCGTCCACGATCCCGTCGAGGGCGGCCCGTACCTGCGTCTGCGTGCGCAGCACCGCCCCCGTATCCCGGGCCGCGGTGACGCCTGTATCCACCAGGGCGTAGATCCCCACGGTCACGAGGGCGAGCAGGGTCAGGGCCAGCAGGAGCTCCAGCAGGGTGAGCCCGGCCAGACCTAGGAGGAAACCGAAGCGCCTACTGGTCATCGCACGCGCTCACGAACTCCACGAGGGGCTCGGTGTCCGGAGCTCCGGTCCGCCACACCCGTACCCGGGGGAAGACGATGGAGAGTGCAGAGCCCGGGTCCAGCCGGTCTACCGCCACGTCGAACCGGTACGGCCCGATGTTGGCGATGCGGTGGTAGGGGGTGGGAAGGGGGATCGGGGTCCGCGGGAGGTCCGTCCAGTTCACCCCCCACACGCAGTTGGGACTCGCCCGGATCTGCTCCAGCACCTGAGTTGCGATGGTGGTGGCGGCCGCGGTCTCGTTGGCTCGGGCCGTGAACCGCATGCCGGCCAGGAAGGTGTACATCAAAAAGACCGCCACCAGGCCAAACAGCACGATGGCCACGAGGATCTCCACCAGGGTGAGCCCAGCTTCCCGCCTCCCGCCGCGCATCACCGCCCCTCGAAGACACAAAACCCGGCCCACTGGTCTGGCCGGGTTCGCCACTGGCTCCGGACGGCACCAGGCGACCACGTCCGCACCGCCCTTCCTCGCCTCCAGACCTACCCTGATCCCCCAGGCGTCAGAGCAACTCCTGTGCCACCTTTGACCCCGGTCCCGCGGGGGCCTGCTCCCCGAACCTCCCCTTGCCCTTTATATGCCCCAAACCTCCGAATTCCCGCTCGCGAATCCCCCATTGGTTATGAAAATTCCTTCGATCGGAGGATGGGCAGCCCGGCGGGAGGGCTGGTTTAGTCAGGTTAATTCCGGGCCGGAGGTGCGATCCGTGGTCAGATGGCTTTTCCTCGGCTTCGGGCTTGGGGTAGTCCTCGTCTTCTCCGCCGGTGAGGCTTCCGCCGCCCTCCTGGCCCGGGGGGTGCCGGTGGTGGCCCTGGGGTCCAGTACCCCGGCAGTCCCTAACTGTCCCACCCTGGAGGGAGAGGTGTGCTACGACCCTACCACCGGGCGGATCGGATTCTACATCCCCCTCAGTCCGGCCTACAGCGGGATCTACGGGGTGACCCCGGTACCGTTCTCGTGGTCTACGAGGACCGCCGGCACGACCCCCGACTCCCGCTGGGGTCCCTTCACCAACCGGAACGCCCTCCGGATGTTCCTCCGGTTCTCGCCCGTGGCCCTCCCGGTAGGCTCTGCAACCCTCACCTTCCGGTTCGAGGATCTGGACCTCGGTGGGGCCAACGATCCCGGGAAGTTCTTTGAGGCCATCGCCTTCTACGATGCCTCCGGGAACCCCGTCTCCGGCCCCATCACGCTCATGAGCGGGAGCTGCGCGCCGATCCCCTGCACCCTCACCGGAGACTCCCGCTACCAGACCATCGTCTTCTCCGACTCCCCCCGGCTCCGCGCCCTGCTCACGGGGGACCCGTTTTTCGTGGAGCTCCGGTTCGGGAGCCGTGCGGGTGGGGACCACAAGAAGAAGTTCGTCAATACCAAGGAGTTCCTTGAGGCCACGCTGGAGACCGACCCCCTTCCTCCGCCTCGCGTCCCGGAACCGCCGAGCGTGCTCCTCTGGGGCGCAGCCCTGGCCCTCGTGGGGCTGCGGAGGGGGAGGAACTCAGCCACCCCACCGCGAGCAGCACCCCGACCGCGACCGCGCTGAGCAGGAGGACGAGGGCTGCCGCCGCGTCCCAGCGGCCTGCCTGCACCGCGTCGTACAGGGCGATGGGCAGGGTCTGGGTACGGCCCGGGATGTTTCCCGCCACCATGAGGGTGGTGCCGAAATCCCCCAACGCCCGGGCGAACGCCAGCGCCACCCCGGCCAGCACACCCCTGCGGCCCAGGGGCAGGAGCACCCTCACGAACTGCTGCAGGGCGCCGGCCCCGTCTATGCGGGCGGCTTCCAGCACCTGGGGATCCACCTCCTCGAAGGCCGCCCGGGCGGTGCGCACCACGAGGGGGAGGGAGGGCACCGCGGCGGCGATCACCGCCCCCTGCCAGGTGAACACCAGCGACACCCCGAAGGTCGCCTCCACCCACTTCCCCAGCGGGCTCTGCCGTCCCAGAAGCACCAAAAGGTAGTAGCCCAACACCGTGGGGGGCAGGATCATGGGCAGGGAGGTGAGCGCCTCCACCACCCCGCGTCCCGGAAACCGCGACGCGGTCAGCACGTACGCGAGCCCCACTCCCGCCACACCCGCGAGCAGCGTGGCCAGCGACGCCACCTTGAGGGAGACCCACAGGGGTGCTGGGTCCAGCTACGGTCCCTCCCCGGGCAGCACGAAGCCGTACCGCCGCATCACCGGCCGGCCCGCAGGTCCGACGACGAACGCCAAAAACGCGCGCGCCTGCTCCTGCTGAGTGGACCGGGCCACTACCCCCGCGGCCTGCCGGATGGGCTCGTGTAGCCGGTCCGGGATGAGCCAGAACCGGCCGCCGCGGGCCACGGGGGGGGCCAGGGCCAGGGAGAGGGCCACGATCCCCACGTCCGCGTTGCCCGACTGCACCAGCTGCAGGGTCAGGCTCACGTTCTCCCCGTACACCAGCTTCGGCCGGACCCGGTCGTACACCCCGCCGTTCACGAGGGCCTGGCGCGCGGCTTCCCCGTAGGGTGCGTGTTCGGGGTTGGCGATGGCCACGTACCGAACCCGGGGATCCAGCAGTACGGACAACCCCCGCTCCACGGGCAGGGGGCTTTCGCGCCGGACCCACAGGACGACGCGGCCCACCGCGTACAGCTGAACCGAGTCCGGCACCACGAAGCCTCGCTCGGCAAGCCGGTGCACGAACGCCTCGTTGGCGGAGAAGAACGCGTCGAACGGCGCCCCGTTCTCCACCTGCTGGGCCAGCTGGCCCGAGGACCCGAAGGAGAAGGTGACGGGGATGCCGGCGCGGGCGCGGAAGGCCTGCCCCACCTCCTCGAAGGCGTACCGGAGGTCGGCGGCGGCCGCCACCAGCAACCCCTCGGCAGGCTGCGTTCCCACCGGCGCCGCAGACGCCGACAACACCGCGGCCAGCAGGACGAGGATCCTCCTCACCCCGCGATCTCTCCCAGCTTCCGGACGCTTCCCGCGGGCGCCGGGTCGTACCCCCCGATGGCCGCGAGCTCCTCCCGGAACCGCCGGCCGGCCACCACGTCCAGCAGGACCCGCACGGGCTCGCGGTCCGTCAGGTCTTCCGGGACCACCAGGTCGTACCGGTGCTCCGCCAGGGGGAGGAAGTCCAGGCCGAACAGCCGCGCCACGGGCAGCACCCCGGGGCCCGCGTCCGCGAGGCCCGTGGCCACCGCCTCGGCCACGGCCAGGTGGCCGGAGAGCTCGCGCCGGTAGCCCTCCAGGCTGTCCACCGGGATCCCCGCACCGCGCAGCCACTGGTCGAACACCAGGCGGCTGCCGGAACCCTGCTCCCGGTTCACCACCCGCACGCCCGGCCGCAGCAGGTCCTCGGCGCTCCGGATGCGGGCACCCGGGCGGAGCATCACGCCCTCCACCCACCGCGCGAGCGTCACCACCAGCGCCGGCGCTCGGCCCAGGGCGTGCCGGATGGTCTGCGTGCCCTCGGGATCCCCGGGCGGGTGGAGGTGGGTGCCGGCCGCGTGCACGAGTCCCTCACCCAGGGCCTGCAGGGCGGCGGCACTGCTGGTGGGGATCCAGTGGACCCGGACGCGGCCGCTTGTTTCCGCAAGCGACCCGGCGATCCGCAGGGCTGGATCGCAGCCGGCCACGAACACCGTGCGCTCGACGTCTCCTCTACCGCCCAGCAACGCCACCGCAGCTCGATGGCCCTTCCGGGACACCACGGTGCCGTCCGCGGGCTGCGCGGCCAGCGGGCCCTCAAGCGGCCAGGCCACCAGCTCCGAGCGGAGCCGGCCCAGCCGGACCCGAGGGATACTCGCCGGTCCCGCCAGGCGGGCCCTGACGGTGGGCGTGGTGGGGACACGGAACAGGTCTTCGACCGCGCAGCCCAGGGCCTCGGCCAGCCTCAGCGCCACCGCGGTGTTGGGCACGTAGCGGCCCGCCTCGATGGCCGACAGGGCCTGTCTGGAAAGCCCGGCAAGCCGCGCCAGCTCCGCCTGCGACAGCCCCCGGGATTCCCGGACCGCGCGCACGTGGCTCTGAAGCTCCGCGGCGACCCTGCGTCCCACGGGGCCAGGATACGTAACGATAGTAGGCTATGTCAACGATTTAGGACGACCGTCCGGTCCTCGATCAAACCCGCGCTCCCAGCCGCTCTTCCAGCAGCTCCACCACCGCTCGGGCGATCTCTTCCTTGCCCAGGGCCACGCGGAGCACCTGTCCTTCGGGCCCCACGAAGTAGCCCCGGTGCTCCCCGCGCTCGATCTCCGCGAGGTCGTTGGCCACCATCACGTCCGCGCGGTTGTGTACGAGGGATTCGTGGGCGATCCGCACGAGCTCCTCCGGGGTCTTGCCCACCTCCATCTTGAACCCCACGAGGAACGTGTGGGGGCTCAGCTCCTTCACGAGCCGGATGGCCTTCGGCGTGGGCACAAGCCGCACCACCCACTCCTCCTCCGAGGAGACCTTTTCGGAGCGCACCTCCGCGGGGGCGAAGTCCAGCACCGCCATGGGATGCACCACCGCGTCGTAGCCTGTGGGCAGTTCTGCCTGGAACACCTGGATGAGGTCCTGCACGGTCTCGATGGGGATGAGCCGGAGGGAGTCCCGGGCCCGGGCCCGGGGCTGGGGGAGCTGGGAGCCGCGGCCGTACACGTAGGTGACCCGGGCTCCCGCCTGCACCGCGAGCTCCGCGATCAGCGCCCCTGTGCGACCGCTTGCCTTGTTGCTGATGTACCGCACGGCATCCAGAGGTGCCCGGGTCGGCCCGGAGGTCACGAGGAGGCGTTTCCCGGAGAGTGG includes:
- a CDS encoding prepilin-type N-terminal cleavage/methylation domain-containing protein, producing MRSRERGLSLLELVAALALVALLLGLALPSWRRSIAMQDLRYGTEQLATDLREAQERAKADRKPYTVALTAGSSTYWVRRSGGGFDHRGELPRGLAPTADVTVTFDAFGKPDETYTIRLQNRAGTGIVQVSRAGGIEVTLP
- a CDS encoding DUF4900 domain-containing protein, translated to MKRKDERGVALISVLVVILILTLLGGLVLYLSGQEGGISRVRYRGTQSLAIAEGGAWAARAALMALVNANPADKATLRTSPTEMYTWFTTQSPMEFFTRLWIDGSLLGVTAGPSTSWVAFRVNWSLSSPYRKLEFLSSGSGAPPPHEALLPPPGSSTDSVPPNALGNGRYRAVVVVWSPAKAGLRVCRDREEPPSETNECPVHRDRAAPTTYLIPLEYRVVAEGYVDPQFRRRVTLEGQLRAVLGSQSFAQWLVFTHIFSLSSGSRVYFGHEESYDGPVHTNGQFWFWGFPKFGTPDASTPCDPGRIQATRLTSTSTRAGFRRISGSGPVETELEANEWVVGGQRRAAPVLPDCTPTNYGDDADNPAANFTRGFDADPTTPTIDPIVVPLNPPGRVTDRDAIAQRAVSLGLDPQDTGPNSWTDAQWNRAVRERIPELPDNASSVPDGVYLPVDDRNNNGTSDPGEPLLGGIYVQGDLRSLTISNCPPGTPGYPYCPASGTDRAYYRFEHANGQVVTVEIDRVTNRTTVTNPSWPDPQTRTFQGVPKGFQGSDIFPNATVIYVHGRIGTGSGNGLWGQVEEREQVMIAARGDVYITNHLRYERPPNIYDPTDNPTNILGLYTPRGRIRIPTGTPNDLVLQGVFMAGQPGVDDGVRSEQVVEGLCGRPAQGKLNLLGGLISEYAGVSGCADSGGRLVSGYADNYRYDRRLSRGFAPPYFPTTTLPQIQAQGLAGQKPRWQELSPP
- a CDS encoding type II secretion system protein, which gives rise to MRGGRREAGLTLVEILVAIVLFGLVAVFLMYTFLAGMRFTARANETAAATTIATQVLEQIRASPNCVWGVNWTDLPRTPIPLPTPYHRIANIGPYRFDVAVDRLDPGSALSIVFPRVRVWRTGAPDTEPLVEFVSACDDQ
- the modB gene encoding molybdate ABC transporter permease subunit: MDPAPLWVSLKVASLATLLAGVAGVGLAYVLTASRFPGRGVVEALTSLPMILPPTVLGYYLLVLLGRQSPLGKWVEATFGVSLVFTWQGAVIAAAVPSLPLVVRTARAAFEEVDPQVLEAARIDGAGALQQFVRVLLPLGRRGVLAGVALAFARALGDFGTTLMVAGNIPGRTQTLPIALYDAVQAGRWDAAAALVLLLSAVAVGVLLAVGWLSSSPSAAPRGPGLRPRGARSAVPGREAEEGGRSPAWPQGTPWY
- the modA gene encoding molybdate ABC transporter substrate-binding protein, producing MRRILVLLAAVLSASAAPVGTQPAEGLLVAAAADLRYAFEEVGQAFRARAGIPVTFSFGSSGQLAQQVENGAPFDAFFSANEAFVHRLAERGFVVPDSVQLYAVGRVVLWVRRESPLPVERGLSVLLDPRVRYVAIANPEHAPYGEAARQALVNGGVYDRVRPKLVYGENVSLTLQLVQSGNADVGIVALSLALAPPVARGGRFWLIPDRLHEPIRQAAGVVARSTQQEQARAFLAFVVGPAGRPVMRRYGFVLPGEGP
- a CDS encoding substrate-binding domain-containing protein; the protein is MGRRVAAELQSHVRAVRESRGLSQAELARLAGLSRQALSAIEAGRYVPNTAVALRLAEALGCAVEDLFRVPTTPTVRARLAGPASIPRVRLGRLRSELVAWPLEGPLAAQPADGTVVSRKGHRAAVALLGGRGDVERTVFVAGCDPALRIAGSLAETSGRVRVHWIPTSSAAALQALGEGLVHAAGTHLHPPGDPEGTQTIRHALGRAPALVVTLARWVEGVMLRPGARIRSAEDLLRPGVRVVNREQGSGSRLVFDQWLRGAGIPVDSLEGYRRELSGHLAVAEAVATGLADAGPGVLPVARLFGLDFLPLAEHRYDLVVPEDLTDREPVRVLLDVVAGRRFREELAAIGGYDPAPAGSVRKLGEIAG
- a CDS encoding phosphopantothenoylcysteine decarboxylase, with product MPLSGKRLLVTSGPTRAPLDAVRYISNKASGRTGALIAELAVQAGARVTYVYGRGSQLPQPRARARDSLRLIPIETVQDLIQVFQAELPTGYDAVVHPMAVLDFAPAEVRSEKVSSEEEWVVRLVPTPKAIRLVKELSPHTFLVGFKMEVGKTPEELVRIAHESLVHNRADVMVANDLAEIERGEHRGYFVGPEGQVLRVALGKEEIARAVVELLEERLGARV